A single Candidatus Schekmanbacteria bacterium RIFCSPLOWO2_02_FULL_38_14 DNA region contains:
- a CDS encoding phosphoenolpyruvate--protein phosphotransferase, whose amino-acid sequence MIQKAFKGIGVSPGIVIGKAYLLNREIESIPKYRLGEHEKEKEIQRFKEAINLSISQIKSIKERLSKALGQEHVYIFDAKILMLQDETLHKKVTENIMHKKMNAEWALSESIGDLVNIFSSFDDEYLKERRTDIDNLGKRILANLMGHEHESISDIKEKVIVIAHDLAPSDTAQMQKDKVTAFATDIGGKTSHTAIMARCLEIPAVVGLENITNYAKNGDNIIVDGNSGEVLINPDEHTYQTYLERQIEFNVFQQDLYKLKDLPAVTLDGQRINITANIELSKEIDAVTDHGADGIGLYRTEFLYLNRKTLPSEEEQFENYRVVAKKIAPLPAILRTLDLGGDKFLSHLDLAEEMNPAMGLRAIRFCLDQPWIFKTQLRAILRASIYGNLKIMYPMISGINELTKANSILEECKKELRKEGKPFNENIPVGIMIEVPTAALTADILAKEVDFFSIGTNDLIQYSLAIDRVNEKVAYLYDPLHPAILRLIKNVIDSAKEESIPTCLCGEMGGETLYSLILIGLGIDELSMNPSSILTIKKMIRAITLEEAKRIANHALTLKTSKEIEDYVKKEIKNKFHNKFIFN is encoded by the coding sequence ATGATTCAAAAAGCATTTAAAGGCATAGGTGTTTCTCCAGGAATAGTAATCGGAAAGGCTTATCTCCTAAACCGTGAAATTGAATCAATTCCGAAGTATAGGCTTGGAGAACACGAGAAAGAAAAAGAAATTCAGCGTTTTAAAGAAGCAATCAATCTTTCAATCAGTCAGATTAAAAGCATCAAGGAACGTCTTTCCAAGGCTCTCGGGCAGGAACATGTCTACATTTTTGATGCCAAAATATTGATGCTTCAGGACGAAACGCTTCATAAAAAGGTTACAGAAAACATAATGCATAAGAAAATGAATGCAGAGTGGGCTCTTTCAGAATCTATCGGGGATCTGGTCAATATTTTTTCTAGCTTTGATGATGAATATTTAAAAGAACGAAGAACTGATATTGATAATCTTGGTAAAAGGATACTTGCAAACCTTATGGGACATGAACATGAAAGTATATCAGACATTAAAGAAAAGGTTATAGTTATTGCTCATGACCTTGCCCCTTCAGACACAGCCCAGATGCAGAAAGACAAGGTAACTGCCTTTGCCACTGATATTGGTGGTAAAACCTCGCATACAGCTATTATGGCAAGATGCCTGGAAATCCCTGCTGTCGTAGGTTTGGAAAATATAACTAACTATGCTAAAAACGGAGATAATATTATTGTTGACGGAAACTCTGGAGAAGTTCTGATAAATCCGGATGAGCACACATATCAAACCTATTTAGAAAGGCAAATTGAATTTAATGTTTTTCAGCAGGACCTTTATAAGTTAAAGGATTTACCTGCAGTGACTTTGGATGGTCAAAGAATAAACATAACTGCTAATATCGAACTGTCAAAAGAAATTGATGCTGTTACAGACCATGGTGCTGATGGAATAGGGTTGTACAGAACGGAATTTTTATATTTAAACCGAAAAACTCTTCCTTCTGAAGAAGAACAGTTTGAAAACTACAGAGTTGTTGCAAAAAAAATTGCACCACTTCCTGCTATTCTTCGCACTCTTGACTTAGGAGGCGACAAATTCCTTTCCCACTTGGACCTTGCAGAAGAAATGAATCCTGCTATGGGTCTCAGGGCTATAAGGTTCTGCCTTGACCAACCATGGATTTTCAAAACTCAGCTAAGAGCAATTTTGAGGGCAAGTATTTATGGCAACCTGAAAATAATGTATCCTATGATTTCTGGAATCAATGAATTAACAAAAGCCAATTCAATACTTGAAGAGTGCAAAAAAGAATTAAGGAAAGAAGGAAAACCGTTCAACGAAAACATTCCGGTTGGAATAATGATTGAAGTCCCAACCGCTGCCCTGACTGCAGATATTCTTGCAAAAGAAGTCGATTTTTTCAGTATTGGAACAAATGACCTGATCCAGTATTCACTCGCTATTGACCGCGTAAATGAAAAAGTAGCATATCTTTACGACCCGCTTCATCCTGCAATTTTAAGATTAATAAAAAATGTAATAGATTCAGCAAAAGAAGAAAGCATCCCAACCTGTCTATGCGGTGAAATGGGAGGTGAAACATTATATAGTTTAATCCTTATTGGCTTAGGTATTGATGAACTAAGCATGAATCCAAGCTCTATCTTAACCATAAAAAAAATGATAAGAGCTATTACTTTAGAAGAAGCAAAAAGAATTGCAAACCATGCTCTTACCCTAAAAACTTCAAAGGAGATAGAAGACTATGTGAAAAAGGAAATAAAAAATAAATTTCACAACAAGTTCATATTCAACTAA
- a CDS encoding methionine adenosyltransferase, translating into MSRKDFLFTSESVTEGHPDKIADQISDAVLDAVISQDPNSRVACETMVTTGMVVIAGEITTKAIIDIPKTARETIREIGYTRAKYGFDCETCAVLTSIDKQSPDIAQGVDASDAKPQGAGDQGLMFGYACDETPELMPMPISLAHKLALKLSEMRKNNVLNYLRPDGKTQVTVEYVDGMPARIDTVIVSSQHGPDITPKEMKADIIEKIIKPVMPKGLFNENDATIYINPTGRFVVGGPMGDCGLTGRKIIVDTYGGVGSHGGGAFSGKDPSKVDRSASYMARHIAKNIVASGVAKKCEVQLAYAIGIAEPVSIMIDTFNTGKISLAELRKIVRDTFDLTPSGIIKYLDLKRPIYKKTAAYGHFGRNEPEFTWEKINKAEEIRKAAGF; encoded by the coding sequence GTGAGCAGAAAAGATTTTTTATTTACGTCAGAATCTGTAACAGAAGGGCATCCAGATAAAATAGCAGATCAGATATCTGATGCTGTTTTAGATGCTGTTATCAGTCAAGATCCTAATTCAAGGGTTGCCTGCGAAACTATGGTAACCACTGGAATGGTAGTTATAGCAGGAGAAATAACTACAAAAGCAATTATAGACATTCCTAAAACAGCAAGGGAAACTATCAGGGAGATAGGATATACAAGGGCTAAATACGGATTTGACTGCGAAACATGTGCAGTTCTTACCTCGATTGATAAGCAGTCACCTGATATAGCTCAGGGAGTAGATGCATCAGACGCCAAACCTCAGGGAGCAGGTGACCAGGGACTTATGTTCGGATATGCCTGCGATGAAACACCCGAGCTTATGCCAATGCCAATATCACTCGCACATAAGCTGGCTCTGAAATTATCAGAAATGAGAAAAAACAATGTATTAAATTACCTCAGGCCAGACGGAAAAACACAGGTAACAGTGGAATATGTTGATGGAATGCCTGCAAGGATTGATACGGTAATAGTATCTTCACAGCACGGTCCTGATATCACTCCAAAAGAAATGAAAGCAGATATTATTGAAAAAATAATAAAACCTGTTATGCCTAAAGGGCTTTTCAATGAGAATGATGCGACAATTTACATAAATCCAACCGGAAGATTCGTAGTTGGCGGGCCTATGGGCGACTGCGGGTTAACAGGAAGAAAAATAATCGTTGATACTTATGGGGGGGTTGGAAGCCATGGTGGCGGAGCTTTTTCCGGAAAGGACCCATCCAAGGTTGACAGGTCTGCTTCCTATATGGCAAGGCATATTGCAAAAAACATTGTAGCTTCAGGTGTTGCAAAAAAATGTGAAGTACAGTTGGCATATGCAATAGGAATTGCTGAGCCTGTTTCCATTATGATTGATACATTCAATACCGGAAAAATTTCTCTTGCTGAACTTAGAAAAATTGTAAGAGATACTTTTGACTTAACTCCATCAGGTATAATTAAATACCTTGATTTAAAACGTCCTATTTATAAAAAGACTGCTGCTTATGGACATTTTGGAAGAAATGAACCTGAGTTTACATGGGAAAAAATAAATAAGGCTGAAGAAATAAGGAAGGCAGCGGGATTCTAA
- a CDS encoding adenosylhomocysteinase has protein sequence MNYDVKDLGLSKIGKLRIEWANQEMPVLNLIKKRFEKEKPLKGLRLGACLHVTTETANLMITLKAGGASVAVCASNPLSTQDDVAASLVRDFNIPAFAIKGEDNKTYYKHINSILGFNPHITMDDGADLVSEVHTKRKDLAKNIIGGTEETTTGVIRLRSMAEKGVLMFPVISVNDANTKHFFDNRYGTGQSTIDGIMRATNRMIAGSRFVVCGYGWCGRGVAMRANGMGARVIVTEVNPLKAIEAVMDGYDVMPIAEAAKIGDFFVTLTGDINVIRKEHFPKMKDGAIVANSGHFNVEIDLKGLNHLAKKKRIVREFVEEYTLKDGRKINVLGEGRLINLASAEGHPSSVMDMSFANQSLGAEYLAKNSKNLQRQVYKIPEKIDAEIARLKLKSMEIKIDNLTKEQQHYLSSWEMGT, from the coding sequence GTGAATTATGATGTCAAAGATTTAGGACTTTCCAAAATTGGAAAGCTTCGCATTGAGTGGGCAAATCAGGAAATGCCGGTACTGAATCTCATTAAAAAAAGATTTGAAAAAGAAAAACCCCTTAAAGGTCTGAGATTAGGCGCATGCCTGCACGTTACAACAGAAACAGCAAACCTAATGATAACTCTGAAAGCAGGCGGGGCATCTGTTGCAGTATGTGCCTCAAACCCATTAAGCACGCAGGATGATGTGGCAGCATCGCTTGTAAGGGATTTCAACATACCTGCTTTCGCCATAAAAGGTGAAGACAATAAAACATATTATAAACATATAAACAGCATCCTTGGCTTCAACCCACATATTACAATGGATGATGGAGCTGATTTGGTGTCAGAGGTACATACAAAAAGAAAAGATTTGGCAAAAAATATTATTGGAGGAACAGAGGAAACCACTACAGGAGTAATAAGATTAAGAAGCATGGCTGAAAAAGGAGTCTTAATGTTTCCTGTTATTTCAGTAAATGATGCAAATACCAAGCACTTTTTTGATAACAGATATGGAACAGGTCAGAGTACAATCGATGGTATTATGCGTGCTACAAATAGGATGATAGCAGGCTCACGTTTCGTTGTCTGTGGCTATGGATGGTGCGGTCGTGGAGTTGCAATGCGGGCAAATGGCATGGGTGCAAGAGTAATTGTAACTGAAGTAAACCCATTAAAAGCCATTGAAGCAGTTATGGATGGTTATGATGTTATGCCGATCGCGGAGGCTGCAAAGATTGGTGACTTTTTTGTTACTCTTACCGGAGATATAAATGTAATTAGAAAAGAACATTTCCCAAAAATGAAGGATGGGGCAATTGTTGCAAACTCCGGACATTTTAATGTTGAAATTGATCTGAAAGGACTTAACCATCTGGCAAAGAAAAAAAGAATAGTCAGAGAATTTGTTGAGGAATACACATTAAAAGATGGCAGAAAAATAAATGTTCTTGGAGAAGGGAGATTAATCAATTTAGCCTCCGCAGAGGGACATCCTTCAAGTGTTATGGATATGAGCTTCGCCAATCAGTCTTTGGGAGCAGAATATCTCGCAAAAAACAGTAAGAACCTGCAACGTCAGGTTTATAAAATACCTGAGAAAATTGACGCTGAGATTGCACGACTTAAATTAAAATCAATGGAAATCAAAATAGATAATCTGACAAAAGAACAGCAACATTACCTCTCCTCTTGGGAAATGGGAACCTGA
- a CDS encoding threonine--tRNA ligase — protein MSQVQIALEDGRTHTVSSGKSVAEILSSINSKSLENIIACKVDGALEDLSYIVDKNISLETISKNSQEGLEILRHSTSHIMAQAVKELYPETKVAIGPAIENGFYYDFDRTTPFTPQDLEKIENKMEEIIRSGSAFKKNIFKKENAIKYFQSKGEIYKVELLEEIPQGEVTVYEQGSFTDLCRGPHIPKTSFVSSFKLLSVAGAYWRGNEKKQMLQRIYGISFFDSSELENYLKNLEEARKRDHRKIGKELELFSIHDEIGPGLVVYHPKGAMLRTMLEDFEKKEHLKRGYQIVIGPTLLKLDLWKQSGHYDNYREMMYFTEIEGQTYGIKPMNCISHMLIYKSKTRSYRDLPLRFFELGTVHRHEKSGVLHGLLRVRGFTQDDAHILCTPEQLQDEISGIIDFVDYVMRIFKFEYILELSTKPEKSIGSDEDWKRATNALVSALNKRGLGFETCVGEGAFYGPKIDIKLKDILGRLWQCATIQCDFALPERFDLSYTDHDGKPYRPVMLHRVILGSMERFLGILIEHFAGAFPTWLAPVQSRILTITNKVDQYGEKIKSLLINEGIRCEFDSRNEKISFKIREAQLQKIPYFLIVGKREEKEETVSVRLRDGRDLGSTPISEVIRMINNDITSKKLLPGGDIV, from the coding sequence ATGAGTCAAGTCCAGATCGCCCTTGAGGATGGCAGAACACACACAGTCTCATCAGGAAAATCAGTAGCAGAAATTCTTTCTTCTATTAATTCAAAATCCTTGGAAAATATCATTGCATGCAAGGTTGATGGTGCCCTTGAGGATTTAAGTTATATAGTTGACAAAAACATATCCTTAGAGACAATTTCAAAAAACTCTCAGGAAGGCCTTGAAATCCTGCGCCACAGCACTTCCCATATAATGGCTCAGGCGGTTAAGGAACTTTACCCTGAAACCAAAGTCGCAATTGGTCCGGCAATAGAAAACGGATTCTACTACGACTTTGACAGAACTACCCCTTTCACTCCACAGGACCTTGAAAAAATAGAAAATAAAATGGAAGAAATAATCAGGTCAGGTTCTGCGTTCAAAAAAAATATATTTAAAAAAGAAAATGCAATAAAATATTTCCAGTCAAAAGGTGAAATCTATAAGGTTGAGCTTTTGGAAGAAATTCCTCAGGGAGAGGTTACTGTTTATGAGCAGGGAAGTTTCACAGACCTTTGCCGCGGGCCCCACATTCCTAAAACCTCATTTGTTTCCTCATTCAAACTTCTCAGTGTAGCCGGAGCCTACTGGCGGGGCAATGAAAAAAAACAGATGCTTCAGAGAATCTACGGAATATCCTTTTTTGATTCCTCAGAGCTTGAAAACTATTTAAAAAACTTAGAAGAAGCAAGAAAAAGAGACCACAGAAAGATTGGAAAAGAGCTTGAACTCTTCAGCATTCATGATGAAATTGGGCCTGGTCTGGTTGTATATCACCCAAAAGGTGCAATGCTCAGAACAATGCTTGAAGATTTTGAAAAAAAAGAGCACCTGAAAAGAGGATATCAGATAGTAATTGGTCCGACTCTTTTAAAATTAGACCTATGGAAACAATCAGGGCATTATGACAACTACCGTGAGATGATGTATTTCACAGAAATAGAAGGACAAACTTACGGAATAAAACCTATGAACTGTATTTCCCATATGCTGATATACAAGAGCAAGACAAGGAGCTATCGTGACCTACCTTTAAGGTTTTTTGAACTTGGAACTGTTCACCGCCATGAAAAATCCGGTGTCCTTCATGGGTTGCTTAGAGTAAGAGGGTTCACACAGGACGATGCTCACATACTTTGTACTCCTGAACAACTTCAGGATGAAATCTCAGGAATTATTGACTTTGTTGATTATGTGATGAGAATATTTAAATTTGAATATATATTAGAATTAAGCACAAAACCTGAAAAATCCATTGGCAGTGATGAGGATTGGAAAAGAGCTACCAATGCTCTGGTTTCTGCCCTTAATAAAAGAGGGCTAGGATTTGAGACATGTGTTGGAGAGGGAGCATTTTATGGCCCTAAAATAGATATAAAACTTAAAGATATACTTGGAAGACTATGGCAGTGTGCAACAATCCAGTGTGATTTTGCTCTTCCTGAAAGATTTGACCTCTCCTACACAGACCACGATGGAAAACCATACAGGCCTGTAATGCTCCATCGTGTAATACTGGGTTCAATGGAAAGATTCCTTGGGATTTTAATAGAACATTTTGCTGGAGCTTTCCCAACCTGGCTTGCTCCGGTTCAGTCAAGAATATTGACAATTACCAACAAAGTAGACCAGTATGGAGAGAAAATAAAAAGTTTGCTAATCAATGAAGGAATCCGTTGCGAATTTGATTCAAGAAATGAAAAAATTTCATTCAAAATCAGAGAAGCACAGCTTCAGAAAATTCCTTATTTTCTTATAGTAGGAAAAAGGGAGGAAAAAGAAGAAACAGTTTCAGTAAGGCTTAGAGACGGAAGAGACTTAGGTTCTACCCCCATTTCAGAAGTAATCAGAATGATTAATAACGATATTACTTCAAAGAAACTATTACCAGGAGGTGATATAGTATAA
- a CDS encoding translation initiation factor IF-3 — translation MIKRVRVNEKIIAKEIRVISSSGEQLGILTPAEALKIAQNEGLDLVEIAPSANPSVCKVMDYGKFLFQQKKKSHDSRKKQKIFHVKEVKLRPKTEKHDIEFKTKHIERFLKLGDKAKVIVMFHGRELAYTNIGREILGKIADAVKELGVIEQPPRLEGSNMTMILSPKHN, via the coding sequence ATAATCAAAAGAGTAAGAGTCAATGAGAAAATAATTGCTAAGGAGATAAGAGTAATTTCATCATCAGGTGAGCAGCTTGGAATCCTTACACCTGCTGAAGCATTAAAAATTGCCCAAAACGAAGGGTTAGACCTTGTAGAAATAGCTCCATCAGCAAACCCTTCTGTATGCAAAGTTATGGACTATGGTAAATTTTTATTTCAGCAGAAAAAGAAATCACACGATTCAAGAAAGAAACAAAAGATTTTCCATGTCAAAGAGGTAAAGTTAAGGCCTAAAACAGAAAAACACGATATCGAATTTAAAACAAAGCATATAGAAAGATTTCTGAAGTTAGGTGATAAGGCAAAGGTTATAGTAATGTTCCATGGAAGAGAGTTGGCTTACACCAATATTGGAAGAGAAATACTTGGGAAAATAGCAGACGCTGTAAAGGAACTTGGTGTAATTGAGCAACCTCCAAGGCTTGAAGGAAGTAACATGACTATGATTCTGAGCCCAAAACATAACTAA